From Pseudomonas sp. FP2335, the proteins below share one genomic window:
- the rpsP gene encoding 30S ribosomal protein S16 — protein sequence MLTIRLALGGSKKRPFYHLTVTDSRNPRDGSHKEQVGFFNPVARGQEVRLSVNQERVAYWLSVGAQPSERVAQLLKDSAKAAA from the coding sequence ATGCTAACAATCCGTCTTGCCCTTGGCGGCTCCAAAAAGCGCCCGTTTTACCACTTGACCGTAACTGACAGCCGCAACCCACGTGACGGCTCTCACAAGGAACAAGTTGGCTTCTTCAACCCGGTTGCTCGTGGTCAAGAAGTCCGTCTGTCCGTGAACCAAGAGCGCGTAGCCTACTGGCTGAGCGTTGGTGCACAACCATCTGAGCGTGTTGCTCAGCTGCTGAAGGACTCGGCTAAGGCCGCAGCCTGA